Part of the Salmo trutta chromosome 2, fSalTru1.1, whole genome shotgun sequence genome, GAAGTCTTGCACCACTTGGTTCGGGAAGTAGCATCCTAAGTAGGTGGTCAGGCTCTCGATACATTTGGTCAGCTCATTGTATGGTCTGCCGTGAAGAGATCAAGTCAAGTTTTACAGTAAATGCAGAGTAACTCCGTTAGctaatacattttacagtaatTATAGGTTTTCACTCAATGAAGACTATTGGAGACTTgagttattctttatttttttgagcaagaTTAAATTGGTTATGTATTATCAGATATTGCTGCTATCATGGTAATTGTCGTAATATTTGAAAGTTGAAGAATGGTAAAGAGAGTGTGCATGCACACCTgcctgtgtgcctgcctgtgtgcgAGCCCCTGTGTGTTGCAGAGTGTGTATAGCCTCTACACACCCTCTACTGCATGCTACATCTCTCTCAAAGTGGAGCTGGGAAGTATCTATCATCATCGAGCCTGCCAAAGGAAGCACCGTACCAAGTGTGTTCCTCTCGCCCACTGTCAACTAATGATTACTTGCCGACAAAGTGACTGAATGCTTTTCCTCTGGCCCTGCTTTAGAGGCACTTCATTCAACTATTCTATTTCATGTAACTCCATGTGCTGTTACTGTTTACGTTGAAAGAGGAAGAGGTCTAACGAGAGAGGTCCAAGTATAGAGATAAAACTATTTGTTCTATGAGTCCAAGTATGAAACTACTTCAGCACCAATGGAACCGAAGAGATCATTGTAAGTAGTAAAGTCTGTGCAGGTTGTTTTAACCAGTTATAACTAATGTAAGGAGATTGAACCAATAATCTAACAGTTTGATGTGATTCAACCAATAATGGTGATGTAGATTACATCTAAAACAGGAAGTCAAACAATGAATTTGCGATGGAACTATATatgtaatgtaaaaatgaacCAGATCTGATCACATTTGGTATTAACATGCATTTTAGTTATTTGGTTCTGTATTCTGGATGTAGATCGCATTTTAATACTAAGTGTAAATAGGGTCAAAGAGTAGTAAGCATATAATGTTTGAAAGTAACATTTAGTCAGAAAGCAACATTTAGGTATACCTGATGACTTGGTCCCATTCACACCAGAGTTCCTTGTTGATGTCTTTCATTTCAGAGTGAAACTGATCCCAGCACATTAAGCTGTATTTCCCCAGGAGGTCCTCATTGCAGTGGCTAAAAACATGGACATGGTCCTGCTCCTGAAAACTTTCTAGGGGTACAACCAGAGAGAATATATATCTTACACCATCATGACACATTTATAATCCACCTATCCATTTTATTACCTATGCATAGATGAAATCAGGTATGTATACAGTATTGTTGCAATGTTGGGCTGACACTATCTGGCCAGGGTGAAAGGATAGAAGTGTGTCACATTCTGACACCTAGTACCTTATCAAATaatgtgttttaaaaaatatatatatatatatatatatttgtgtatttgAACTGTTGATTTGGGAAAAAAATCAAACCGCAaggtacaatacaatacaaattgATTAGGAAGATGCATCATGCATTTGTATTAGGTACTATTATTTTTCAAAGGTAAGTAAAATGCATTAAAGATCATTTGAGCACTTACCGTTATCTTCAAACGTTACATTGGATGAGACATTGCTTTGTAATTGAATTTCACCTGGAAATTAAGAGGTGTTTAACATTATTGTGTTAAAAGAACGTGGTAGTGCATTGTCATGTGTGGTCAAATATGCCTTCAAGTATGTCTTCTTACTCCCACTAACATACAGAGTTTGGCTTAATTACACCTTTGATTACACCCCTGTGACAAGGCAGCTACGCAACAAGAAGAAGCAGCAACAAGAAACCACCAATAACATTATATCAGAAGTCTTGTCTTATCACTCACACACCACCCAGACAACAGACACTTA contains:
- the LOC115161417 gene encoding receptor activity-modifying protein 1; this translates as MIFLLLFPVLVLGEIQLQSNVSSNVTFEDNESFQEQDHVHVFSHCNEDLLGKYSLMCWDQFHSEMKDINKELWCEWDQVIRPYNELTKCIESLTTYLGCYFPNQVVQDFFIQIHSSFFQACPEEEELFPDAPSGVVLALTLVPVSLIPILVFLVVWKSKICD